The following coding sequences are from one Brooklawnia cerclae window:
- a CDS encoding ATP-binding cassette domain-containing protein — MNKPPLLQVNNISKVFGATPALSDVSLEVSEGGIHSLLGRNGAGKSTLVNIIAGIYPPTTGDVLFEGRDIRSLNIFTRQELGIRLVPQHENSFPDLSVAENIFSGVLPTRGGLVDWKQINDVAAEELAAYGLAVDPRTLVRELSSIDARKLNIIRAMHSGAKLIILDEPTTALTNRERAELFTFVRELKARGTAFIFISHYLGEVLELSDAITVLRDGRMFPVDTSDHVSEAHLASLVAGEEVELAHRAIDRGPDADGVFLKVTDLHGDNLEGVSIDVRKGEILGVVGFPGSGAREFCRALFGLTRLDSGTITAGGQKVALPSPERAIAEGISYISYDRQREGIMPTFDVNENIGISSHAGKLRALGGFVNLALQRSLSEQYRQALKIKCNSIDDSMDSLSGGNQQKVIVSRLLNTDPRLLILDEPTVGIDIKSREEIISTILDLTHRGMSTIYLTNDYEELLRVADRLVFFDDGRIVTVLDNTDITIDELTAIRDREKEAV, encoded by the coding sequence GTGAACAAGCCACCATTACTGCAGGTCAACAACATATCGAAAGTGTTCGGCGCCACTCCCGCCCTCTCCGACGTCAGCCTGGAGGTCAGCGAGGGCGGGATACATTCCCTCCTCGGCCGCAACGGCGCGGGCAAGTCGACCCTCGTCAACATCATCGCGGGCATCTACCCGCCCACCACCGGCGACGTGTTGTTCGAGGGACGCGACATCCGCTCGCTCAACATCTTCACCCGCCAGGAGCTCGGGATCAGGCTCGTCCCCCAGCACGAGAACTCGTTCCCCGACCTCTCCGTGGCCGAGAACATCTTCTCCGGCGTCCTGCCCACCCGTGGCGGGCTCGTCGACTGGAAACAGATCAACGACGTGGCCGCCGAGGAACTGGCCGCCTACGGTCTGGCCGTGGACCCCAGGACGTTGGTCCGCGAGCTCAGCTCCATCGACGCCCGCAAGCTCAACATCATCCGGGCGATGCACAGCGGCGCGAAGCTCATCATCCTGGACGAGCCCACGACCGCGCTGACCAACCGCGAGCGCGCCGAGTTGTTCACGTTCGTCCGCGAGTTGAAGGCACGGGGCACCGCGTTCATCTTCATCTCCCACTACCTGGGCGAGGTGCTGGAACTGTCGGACGCGATCACCGTGCTGCGTGACGGGCGGATGTTCCCCGTGGACACCTCCGACCACGTGTCCGAGGCTCACCTGGCCAGCCTGGTGGCAGGCGAGGAGGTCGAACTCGCCCACCGCGCAATCGATCGCGGCCCCGACGCGGACGGTGTGTTCCTGAAGGTCACCGACCTCCACGGGGACAACCTCGAGGGGGTCTCCATCGACGTCCGGAAGGGCGAGATCCTCGGGGTGGTGGGGTTCCCGGGCTCCGGCGCGCGCGAGTTCTGCCGTGCACTCTTCGGGCTCACCAGACTCGACTCGGGGACGATCACCGCCGGCGGCCAGAAAGTCGCGCTGCCAAGCCCCGAACGAGCCATCGCGGAGGGCATCTCGTACATCTCGTACGACCGCCAGCGCGAGGGCATCATGCCCACGTTCGACGTCAACGAGAACATCGGTATCAGCAGCCACGCCGGCAAGCTGCGCGCACTCGGCGGGTTCGTCAACCTCGCCCTGCAGCGGTCGCTGTCGGAGCAGTACCGGCAGGCGCTGAAGATCAAGTGCAACTCGATCGACGACAGCATGGACAGTCTGTCGGGCGGCAACCAGCAGAAGGTCATCGTGAGCCGTCTCCTGAACACCGACCCCCGGCTGCTCATCCTGGACGAGCCCACGGTCGGCATCGACATCAAGAGCCGCGAGGAGATCATCTCCACGATCCTCGACCTGACGCACCGCGGCATGAGCACCATCTATCTCACCAACGACTACGAGGAACTCCTGCGCGTGGCCGATCGTCTCGTGTTCTTCGACGACGGCCGGATCGTGACGGTGCTCGACAACACGGACATCACCATCGACGAGCTCACGGCCATCAGGGACCGCGAGAAGGAAGCTGTTTAG
- a CDS encoding sugar ABC transporter substrate-binding protein: MLKKLTAIVTTTLVAISLAACGSGSTDADTGSSGSGGSSSNEIWYSTKNSTELVHVAMADGVTQAAEMLGYTGEVAVAEADAAKQNDQMNNLIQNIVPAAIVVNPYDSDSISDVMARANDANIPIAVIDNKANNAQADVAVLFDSIKSGEEAGNKAVELLTEKYGEPKGVVVNLYGEVVSQVFKERSEGFENVIKQYPDIELISVLGAPESDVATSALNNVIADAKSSGKTIDLVNTPTDTATLGAVEALKTNDMWYKTGEDGHVFFISHDGLGDVLDLVQEGYVDAEVVIDVFGVGGIATEILHAYPMQGKEVPTSGTFTPEGEYLNTEVTFTSGDSGATVMLDPLVVDASNADNPLIWGNATK; this comes from the coding sequence ATGCTCAAGAAACTCACCGCCATCGTGACCACGACGCTCGTGGCCATTTCCCTGGCAGCCTGTGGGTCGGGCAGCACAGACGCTGACACCGGCTCCTCGGGTTCGGGAGGTTCGAGTTCGAACGAGATCTGGTACTCGACCAAGAACTCCACCGAACTCGTCCACGTCGCCATGGCCGACGGCGTCACCCAGGCGGCCGAGATGCTCGGTTACACCGGCGAGGTCGCGGTCGCCGAGGCCGATGCCGCGAAGCAGAACGACCAGATGAACAACCTCATCCAAAACATCGTTCCCGCCGCCATCGTGGTCAATCCCTACGACAGCGACAGCATCTCCGACGTGATGGCTCGCGCCAACGACGCCAACATTCCGATCGCAGTCATCGACAACAAGGCCAACAACGCGCAAGCCGACGTCGCGGTGCTGTTCGACAGCATCAAGTCGGGCGAGGAAGCCGGGAACAAGGCCGTCGAACTCCTGACCGAGAAGTACGGCGAGCCGAAGGGCGTCGTCGTCAATCTCTACGGCGAGGTCGTCTCGCAGGTCTTCAAGGAACGCTCGGAGGGATTCGAGAACGTCATCAAGCAGTACCCCGATATCGAGCTGATCTCGGTGCTCGGCGCTCCCGAGTCCGACGTCGCCACCAGCGCGCTGAACAACGTGATCGCGGACGCCAAGTCGTCCGGTAAGACGATCGACCTTGTCAACACACCTACCGACACGGCGACGCTCGGTGCCGTCGAGGCGCTCAAGACGAACGACATGTGGTACAAGACCGGCGAGGACGGCCACGTCTTCTTCATCTCGCACGACGGCCTGGGCGATGTCCTCGACCTGGTGCAGGAGGGCTATGTGGACGCTGAGGTCGTCATCGACGTCTTCGGCGTCGGCGGCATCGCCACCGAGATCCTGCACGCCTACCCGATGCAGGGCAAGGAGGTCCCGACATCGGGCACCTTCACTCCCGAGGGCGAATACCTGAACACCGAGGTCACCTTCACCTCGGGTGACTCCGGCGCCACCGTCATGCTCGACCCGCTGGTCGTGGACGCGTCCAACGCCGACAACCCCCTCATCTGGGGCAACGCGACCAAGTAG
- a CDS encoding SDR family oxidoreductase, with protein sequence MESDRFSLDGKVTIVTGGRQGIGKVVAHALASQGSDVVIIDMADATEVAAEIAEQHKVRAIALVCDVTDPEQVARTIEEAASRLGTLDLLFNNAGICLHKPALECTPTDFTRVVDVNLNGIFFVAQAFARYLVANGKQGNIVNTASMSATIVNIPQGQASYNSSKAGVAHLTKSLAVEWAPLGIRVNSISPGYINTEMTGNVREDWRQIWTDMIPFKRMGAPEELAGAVIYLLSDASTYTSGADLIIDGCFTVV encoded by the coding sequence GTGGAAAGTGATCGTTTCTCGTTGGACGGCAAGGTCACGATCGTGACCGGCGGGCGTCAGGGAATCGGCAAGGTCGTGGCTCACGCGCTGGCCAGTCAGGGCTCCGACGTCGTCATCATCGACATGGCCGATGCCACGGAGGTGGCCGCGGAGATCGCCGAGCAGCACAAGGTCCGTGCGATCGCCCTGGTGTGCGATGTCACGGATCCCGAGCAGGTCGCCCGGACCATCGAGGAGGCCGCGAGCCGACTCGGGACGCTGGACCTGCTGTTCAACAATGCCGGGATCTGCCTGCACAAGCCGGCGTTGGAGTGCACGCCGACCGATTTCACCCGGGTCGTCGACGTCAACCTGAACGGCATCTTCTTCGTCGCCCAGGCGTTCGCGCGGTACCTGGTGGCCAACGGCAAGCAGGGCAACATCGTGAACACGGCGTCCATGTCGGCGACGATCGTCAACATCCCGCAGGGGCAGGCGTCGTACAACTCCTCGAAGGCGGGCGTCGCACACCTGACGAAGTCGCTGGCCGTCGAGTGGGCTCCCCTGGGAATCCGGGTCAACTCGATCAGCCCTGGCTACATCAACACCGAGATGACCGGCAACGTCCGTGAGGACTGGCGCCAGATCTGGACCGACATGATCCCCTTCAAGCGGATGGGCGCCCCCGAGGAACTCGCGGGTGCCGTCATCTACCTGCTGTCGGACGCGTCGACCTACACCTCCGGCGCCGATCTCATCATCGACGGCTGCTTCACCGTCGTCTAG
- a CDS encoding AMP-binding protein, which translates to MSDPARPKPAIHEHWTPTTATIPPHLNLPALLSRRVAEHPDGVFAEIKQDDGAFVPVTVRQLAEDVAKTAKGLVASGIEPGDRVLIMGHTRYEWTVADFAVLSAGAVVVPVYETSSAGQAQRIVEDAGVSLAIVETDEMAALLRPLLGAGTFRRIAVIDDGGLAELAERGYHVEDSVVRARSEACDLTTVATIVYTSGTTGTPKGVVLTHGNLAEHMIHGVDDPHFSIMIKGQDKRLLLFLPLAHAFARYIVIACLYAECVIGYVPSMKTIVDDLQAFRPTWLLAVPRVFETIYNRAELTAGGGLRHAIFRWASDIAVDYSMSLDAEGPSVWLRLRHRVARALVLDRITAIMGGHVGYAISGSAPLGIRLGHFFRGLGIIVMEGYGLTEVAAPTCVGLPGLIKIGTVGAPYPATGIRIADDGEVLVKGPNVFAGYLNDPEATAEVMTADGWFRTGDLGRLDEDGYLTIVGRKKDLIITAGGKNVQPAPLENSIRSDPLVSEVVVVGNGRPFVAALIDLDEQMVPAWLESQGIGDTGLREAARHPAVIAELQHAVDQANRLVSRAESVRAFRVTSRPFSTADGELSASQKARRTTIVEHFADEIDQLYAEELAARDRRRPGAH; encoded by the coding sequence GTGAGTGATCCCGCCCGACCCAAGCCCGCGATCCACGAGCATTGGACTCCGACAACAGCAACGATCCCGCCTCATCTGAATCTGCCCGCCCTGCTCAGTCGGAGGGTCGCCGAACATCCGGACGGTGTCTTCGCCGAGATCAAACAGGACGACGGGGCCTTCGTGCCCGTCACCGTCCGGCAACTGGCCGAGGACGTGGCGAAGACCGCCAAGGGGCTGGTCGCTTCGGGAATCGAACCCGGCGACCGGGTGCTGATCATGGGGCACACGCGCTACGAGTGGACGGTCGCCGACTTCGCCGTGCTGTCCGCGGGCGCGGTGGTCGTCCCGGTGTACGAGACCTCGTCGGCAGGCCAGGCCCAACGAATCGTCGAGGACGCTGGAGTGAGCCTGGCGATCGTGGAGACCGACGAGATGGCCGCGCTGCTTCGTCCCCTGCTCGGCGCGGGCACGTTCCGGCGCATCGCGGTCATCGACGACGGCGGGCTGGCCGAACTGGCCGAGCGCGGCTACCACGTCGAGGATTCGGTGGTCCGTGCCCGGTCGGAGGCCTGTGACCTGACCACGGTGGCCACGATCGTCTACACCTCGGGCACCACCGGCACACCCAAGGGTGTCGTCCTCACCCACGGCAACCTGGCGGAGCACATGATCCACGGGGTGGACGACCCCCACTTCTCCATCATGATCAAGGGGCAGGACAAGCGGCTGCTGCTGTTCCTACCGCTGGCCCACGCCTTCGCCCGCTACATCGTGATCGCTTGCCTCTACGCCGAATGTGTCATCGGCTACGTGCCCAGCATGAAGACCATCGTGGACGATCTGCAGGCGTTCCGGCCGACCTGGCTGCTGGCCGTTCCACGAGTTTTCGAGACGATCTACAACCGCGCCGAGCTCACCGCGGGCGGCGGGCTGCGCCACGCGATCTTCCGGTGGGCCTCCGACATCGCCGTCGACTACTCCATGTCGCTGGACGCCGAGGGTCCCTCTGTCTGGCTGCGCCTCCGGCACAGGGTCGCACGCGCACTGGTGCTCGACCGGATCACCGCGATCATGGGTGGGCACGTCGGATATGCGATCTCCGGCAGCGCTCCGCTCGGCATTCGCCTGGGCCATTTCTTCCGCGGGCTCGGGATCATCGTCATGGAGGGCTATGGGCTCACCGAGGTGGCTGCGCCGACCTGCGTCGGGCTGCCGGGCCTGATCAAGATCGGGACGGTCGGTGCGCCCTATCCGGCCACCGGCATCAGGATCGCGGACGACGGCGAGGTGCTCGTCAAGGGCCCCAATGTGTTCGCCGGCTACCTCAATGACCCGGAGGCGACCGCGGAGGTCATGACCGCCGACGGGTGGTTCCGCACGGGCGACCTCGGGCGGCTGGACGAGGACGGCTATCTGACGATCGTCGGCCGCAAGAAGGACCTGATCATCACGGCCGGCGGAAAGAACGTCCAGCCGGCGCCGCTCGAGAACTCGATCCGGTCCGATCCGCTCGTCTCCGAGGTTGTCGTCGTCGGCAACGGGCGGCCCTTCGTGGCGGCGCTCATCGATCTGGACGAGCAGATGGTGCCCGCGTGGCTGGAATCACAGGGCATCGGTGACACCGGTCTGCGCGAGGCGGCCCGTCATCCGGCGGTGATCGCCGAACTGCAACACGCCGTCGACCAGGCCAATCGACTCGTGTCGCGCGCCGAGTCGGTGCGTGCGTTCCGCGTCACGAGCAGGCCGTTCTCCACCGCGGACGGTGAGCTGAGTGCCTCCCAGAAGGCGCGTCGCACCACGATCGTCGAGCATTTCGCCGACGAGATCGATCAGCTCTACGCCGAGGAACTGGCCGCGCGCGATCGCCGACGTCCGGGCGCACACTGA